One genomic segment of Caldimonas brevitalea includes these proteins:
- a CDS encoding serine/threonine-protein kinase, with product MSHPQQLGKYLITGLVGEGAMGIVYRGLDPVIKRTVAIKMLRQRLIEQGAAGASLAARFRNEAQAAGRLMHSGIVAVHDYGEDALGPYIVMEYVEGATLRDHLRQQRRFDDAEIVGLMGQLLDALHYAHEQGVWHRDIKPANLILTPAGRLKVADFGIARIETVGLTQVSSSIGTPGHMAPEQYTGDQVDRRADIFACGVLLYQLLTARSPFGGSNENVMFQTLNSDPMPPSRVSSAERPGWFDALVATAMAKRPEDRYPTALLFKQALLSRGRAVLDIEMPVTQVPPPPPRFVATPANETAEPGSAHPSSASGSRWNPDTLSRFESELALMLGPLARVLVRRAAKESTDVASLRTRLAAELTTAGERDSFLRRTEGTPVAAGGTFGSQGSGGATRRHDDTLIGENVVRRAERALAHHVGPIARVLTAQAAAQAQSRQDFFARLLDHVETDAGRHQLRQALQQLGS from the coding sequence ATGAGCCATCCACAGCAGCTCGGCAAATACCTGATCACGGGGCTCGTGGGCGAGGGCGCGATGGGCATCGTCTATCGCGGACTCGATCCGGTGATCAAGCGCACGGTCGCGATCAAGATGCTGCGGCAGCGCCTGATCGAACAGGGCGCCGCCGGCGCGTCGCTCGCCGCGCGCTTCCGCAACGAGGCCCAGGCCGCGGGGCGCTTGATGCACTCCGGCATCGTCGCGGTGCACGACTATGGTGAAGATGCTCTCGGACCGTATATCGTGATGGAGTACGTCGAAGGAGCGACGCTGCGCGACCATCTGCGACAGCAGCGGCGCTTCGACGATGCCGAGATCGTCGGGCTGATGGGACAGTTGCTCGACGCCTTGCACTACGCCCACGAACAGGGCGTGTGGCACCGCGACATCAAGCCGGCCAATCTGATCCTCACGCCCGCCGGGCGGTTGAAGGTGGCCGACTTCGGGATTGCCCGCATCGAGACGGTCGGCCTGACGCAGGTGAGTTCGTCGATCGGCACGCCCGGGCACATGGCGCCCGAGCAGTACACCGGCGACCAGGTGGACCGTCGTGCCGATATCTTCGCCTGCGGTGTCCTGCTCTATCAGTTGTTGACCGCGCGCTCGCCCTTCGGCGGCAGCAACGAGAACGTGATGTTCCAGACCCTCAACAGCGATCCGATGCCGCCGTCGAGGGTCAGCAGTGCCGAGCGACCGGGTTGGTTCGATGCGCTGGTCGCGACGGCGATGGCCAAGCGGCCCGAGGACCGCTATCCCACCGCGCTGCTGTTCAAGCAAGCCTTGCTCAGCCGTGGGCGCGCCGTGCTCGACATCGAGATGCCGGTGACGCAGGTGCCGCCACCGCCGCCCCGCTTTGTCGCGACGCCTGCGAATGAAACGGCGGAGCCCGGCAGTGCACACCCGAGCAGCGCGTCCGGCAGCCGCTGGAACCCCGACACCCTGTCGCGTTTCGAGAGCGAGCTGGCCTTGATGCTGGGCCCGCTGGCGCGCGTGCTGGTGCGGCGCGCCGCCAAGGAGTCGACCGACGTGGCGTCGCTGCGCACGCGGCTGGCCGCTGAACTGACCACCGCAGGTGAACGTGACAGCTTCTTGCGCCGCACCGAAGGCACGCCGGTGGCGGCGGGCGGCACCTTCGGCAGTCAAGGCAGTGGCGGCGCGACGCGGCGTCACGACGACACCCTGATCGGCGAAAACGTGGTGCGGCGTGCGGAGCGGGCGCTTGCGCACCATGTCGGCCCGATCGCCCGGGTGCTGACGGCGCAGGCCGCGGCCCAAGCCCAGTCGCGCCAGGACTTCTTCGCGCGCCTGCTGGATCACGTCGAAACGGATGCGGGCCGCCATCAGTTGCGACAGGCGCTGCAGCAACTGGGGTCCTGA
- the imuA gene encoding translesion DNA synthesis-associated protein ImuA: MFAFAHRPSPPSSSSGAAPAVPAAPAQPRLSIEALQDQLGPAMWRGDHLAGSGEPTLPTGHAALDRELPGGGWPSRSLTEVLITPGAACEWRLLGPGLPAWLHPGRVLVLVGAPAVPRLQPFAAGLQATGLDSRQLLWLRELAPTEALWAAEQALHCRDSAAVLAWLPVARPEALRRLHAHAQLAQVPLFVFRPARAQQQASAAPLRLRVEPATSPCTLSVRLLKRRGPSRPDPIELPALPPGLAPVVAVKLRAALSRRMPPVVAAVGPAGGASPPAHSPAPSREVSSDAVLVGPRLPAVSEPA, from the coding sequence ATGTTCGCCTTCGCCCACCGTCCATCGCCGCCGTCTTCTTCTTCTGGTGCTGCACCTGCAGTGCCGGCGGCGCCTGCGCAGCCGCGGTTGTCGATCGAGGCCTTGCAGGACCAGTTGGGCCCGGCGATGTGGCGCGGCGACCACCTGGCCGGCAGCGGTGAGCCGACGCTGCCGACCGGCCACGCCGCGCTGGACCGGGAACTGCCGGGCGGCGGATGGCCGAGCCGGTCGTTGACGGAAGTGCTGATCACACCCGGGGCGGCCTGCGAATGGCGGCTGCTCGGGCCGGGTCTGCCGGCCTGGCTGCACCCGGGTCGCGTCCTGGTGCTGGTCGGTGCGCCCGCCGTCCCCCGTCTGCAGCCTTTTGCCGCCGGCCTGCAAGCGACCGGGCTCGACAGCCGCCAGCTGCTGTGGCTGCGCGAGCTGGCACCGACCGAAGCTTTGTGGGCCGCCGAGCAGGCGCTGCATTGCCGCGATAGCGCAGCCGTGCTGGCCTGGCTGCCTGTGGCGCGCCCCGAAGCACTGCGCCGGCTGCACGCGCACGCCCAGCTCGCCCAGGTGCCCTTGTTCGTGTTCCGCCCCGCGCGCGCGCAGCAGCAGGCTTCGGCGGCACCGCTGCGCTTGCGGGTCGAACCGGCAACGTCGCCGTGCACGTTGTCGGTGCGCTTGCTGAAGCGGCGCGGGCCGTCGCGGCCGGACCCGATCGAGCTGCCGGCCCTGCCGCCCGGGTTGGCACCGGTGGTGGCGGTCAAGCTGCGCGCCGCGCTGTCCCGGCGCATGCCGCCCGTCGTGGCCGCGGTCGGCCCCGCGGGGGGCGCCAGCCCGCCGGCCCACTCCCCCGCACCGTCCCGTGAGGTGTCGTCCGATGCCGTATTGGTTGGCCCTCGTTTGCCCGCCGTCAGCGAGCCGGCCTGA
- a CDS encoding Y-family DNA polymerase, protein MPYWLALVCPPSASRPEPLPPGSAPLGRGLGESQQQALGWWALQFTPRVCHVDEAVLMEVQSSLRLFGGARALCERVMREAVELGASQVGRGPTALAALAFARTVPGTRPTRGPAAHSWAERLDTLPLGALTAAALHEPLLARLGCRTLGQLRALPRTGLARRCGAALLEALDQAYGVRPERWDWLRLPEVFDTRLELPGRVEEAGALMFGARRLVLQMCGWLAARHAGVRHFVLGWRHDFHRPGTDDAGELVVRTAEITRQPEHLCRLLGELLSRVQLDGPVGELSLRADTVEPLAPHSAALALEAGAAAPRDGESLAQLVERLTARLGAERVVRPQLVSDHRPESMQHWRAAATGEAPRPLPAGALPSPLPGWLLCCPEPLAVRRDLPQHGGALQLLAGPHRVDAGWWEVEAGPGAVARDYYIAADQRGSLLWIYRERVSAAADAGAAGWFLHGVFG, encoded by the coding sequence ATGCCGTATTGGTTGGCCCTCGTTTGCCCGCCGTCAGCGAGCCGGCCTGAGCCGCTGCCGCCGGGCTCCGCACCGCTTGGGCGTGGCCTTGGCGAGTCGCAGCAGCAGGCGCTCGGGTGGTGGGCGCTGCAGTTCACACCGCGCGTGTGCCACGTCGATGAGGCGGTGTTGATGGAGGTGCAGTCAAGCCTGCGCCTGTTCGGTGGGGCGCGCGCCTTGTGCGAGCGTGTCATGCGCGAAGCGGTCGAGCTCGGTGCGAGCCAGGTGGGGCGGGGGCCGACCGCGCTCGCGGCATTGGCCTTCGCCCGCACGGTGCCGGGGACCCGCCCCACGCGGGGGCCAGCGGCGCACAGTTGGGCCGAACGCCTGGACACCTTGCCGCTCGGTGCCTTGACCGCCGCGGCCTTGCACGAGCCGCTGCTCGCACGTCTGGGCTGTCGCACGCTGGGCCAGCTGCGCGCCTTGCCGCGTACCGGGCTGGCGCGCCGTTGCGGCGCGGCGCTGCTGGAAGCGCTCGACCAGGCCTATGGCGTGCGACCCGAGCGCTGGGACTGGCTGCGGCTGCCCGAGGTGTTCGACACCCGGTTGGAACTGCCCGGGCGCGTCGAAGAGGCGGGCGCACTGATGTTCGGCGCGCGCCGTCTGGTGCTGCAGATGTGCGGCTGGCTCGCGGCCCGGCATGCTGGCGTGCGGCATTTCGTGCTGGGCTGGCGTCACGACTTCCATCGGCCGGGCACGGACGACGCCGGCGAGCTGGTGGTGCGCACCGCCGAGATCACGCGCCAGCCCGAGCACTTGTGCCGCCTGCTCGGCGAACTGTTGTCGCGGGTGCAGCTCGACGGGCCGGTCGGCGAATTGAGTTTGCGCGCGGACACGGTCGAGCCGCTGGCACCGCACAGCGCGGCGCTGGCGCTCGAGGCCGGTGCCGCGGCGCCGCGCGACGGGGAGTCGCTGGCGCAACTGGTCGAGCGGCTGACGGCGCGCCTTGGGGCCGAGCGGGTGGTGCGGCCGCAGCTCGTGTCCGACCACCGGCCGGAGTCGATGCAGCACTGGCGCGCTGCGGCCACTGGCGAGGCGCCGCGACCGCTGCCCGCAGGCGCGCTGCCGTCGCCTTTGCCGGGCTGGCTGCTGTGTTGCCCCGAGCCGCTGGCCGTGCGGCGCGATCTGCCGCAGCACGGCGGCGCGCTGCAGCTGCTGGCCGGTCCCCATCGTGTCGACGCCGGCTGGTGGGAGGTCGAGGCTGGGCCGGGCGCCGTGGCGCGCGACTACTACATTGCGGCTGATCAGCGCGGCAGCCTGCTGTGGATCTACCGCGAGCGCGTTTCGGCCGCAGCCGATGCGGGCGCCGCGGGCTGGTTTCTGCACGGCGTGTTCGGGTGA
- a CDS encoding error-prone DNA polymerase yields the protein MRESHLLPRYAELHCLSNFSFQRGASHPGELVERAAALGYDALALTDECSLAGVVRAYQSLLDLQREAREQGRPPPTLQLLTGSEFAVSGDSPFRLVVLACNRNGYGNLSEFITRLRRASPKGHYKLEWSQLLPSRLHDTVVLLVPERSASFDTVHAQARWFQRQFDGRAWLAVELLLQADDTAWLHKLREVSRLTGLPLVAAGDVHLHVRSRKPLQDVLTAIRLGRPVRECGTALQPNAERHLRTRLRLAQVYPPDLLAATQDVAARCSFSLGELRYEYPEEVVPPGQTAASYLRQVTDEGVRRRFPDGLPDKVRAAIEKELALIGEKGYEKYFLTVYDIVNHARSQGILCQGRGSAANSAVCYCLGITEIDPARNELLFERFISRERDEPPDIDVDFEHQRREEVIQYLYRKYGRERTALTATVICYRSRSAIRDVGKALGFDEAHIDRLAKDHHWWDSPDVMAERLAVLGLSPDDRRVQQWIALTRQLKGFPRHLSQHTGGFVIARGKLSRIVPIENAAMADRSVIEWDKDDLDTLGLMKVDVLALGMLSVLRRALDFIGQRRGALFRLQDIPDHDAPTYEMICRADTVGVFQIESRAQQSMLPRLKPREFYDLVVEVAIVRPGPIQGGMVHPYLKRREKDEQRRRAGLPRPPLESAQLEEALGRTLGVPIFQEQVMQLCILCAGFTPGEADRLRRAMAAWKRHGDVMPFQDKILNGMTERGYKREFAEQIFEQIKGFGEYGFPESHAASFALLAYASSWIKCHEPAAFLAALLNSQPMGFYSASQLVQDARRHDVQVLPVDVQHSDHDCTLEGLQGGPAPSPLGPVRLGLRLVGGLSEAAARRIEQARRQAPFEDVQDLARRASLDPHELKRLAGADALASLAGHRRQQVWQAAAWLPAPALLDDAPVVEAPLALSAAPEGEEIVFDHAALKLSLRRHPLALLRPALASRRLMSAAQLQALADRRLARACGIVTMRQQPGTANGTVFVSLEDETGSVNVIVWPRLRERYRTALLHARLLAVYGVWQQQDAVTHLIAQHLEDLTPLLGRLATESRDFH from the coding sequence ATGCGAGAGTCGCACCTGTTGCCGCGCTACGCCGAGCTGCACTGTCTCAGCAACTTCAGCTTCCAGCGTGGCGCCTCGCATCCGGGCGAGCTGGTCGAGCGGGCAGCGGCGCTCGGATACGACGCGCTGGCGCTGACCGATGAATGCTCGTTGGCCGGGGTCGTGCGCGCCTACCAGAGCCTGCTCGACCTGCAGCGCGAAGCGCGCGAACAAGGCCGTCCGCCGCCGACGCTGCAATTGCTCACCGGCAGCGAGTTCGCCGTGTCGGGCGACTCGCCTTTTCGCCTGGTGGTGCTGGCCTGCAACCGCAACGGCTACGGCAACCTGAGCGAGTTCATCACGCGCTTGCGGCGCGCGAGCCCGAAGGGGCACTACAAGCTGGAGTGGTCGCAACTGCTGCCCTCGCGGTTGCACGACACGGTGGTGCTGCTGGTGCCCGAGCGCAGCGCCAGCTTCGACACGGTCCACGCGCAGGCGCGCTGGTTCCAGCGGCAATTCGACGGCCGCGCCTGGCTCGCCGTCGAGCTGCTGCTGCAGGCCGACGACACCGCCTGGTTGCACAAGCTGCGCGAGGTGAGCCGCCTCACCGGCCTGCCGCTGGTGGCGGCGGGCGACGTGCACCTGCATGTGCGCTCACGCAAGCCGTTGCAGGACGTGCTGACCGCGATACGCCTCGGGCGGCCGGTGCGCGAGTGCGGCACGGCGCTGCAGCCCAATGCCGAGCGGCATCTGCGCACGCGGCTGCGGCTGGCACAGGTTTACCCGCCAGATTTGCTGGCCGCCACGCAAGACGTCGCGGCGCGCTGCAGCTTCAGCCTCGGAGAACTGCGCTACGAATACCCCGAGGAGGTGGTACCGCCCGGGCAGACGGCCGCATCGTACTTGCGGCAGGTGACGGACGAGGGGGTGCGCCGACGCTTTCCGGACGGCCTGCCCGACAAGGTGCGGGCCGCGATCGAGAAAGAGCTGGCGCTGATCGGCGAGAAGGGCTACGAGAAATACTTCCTGACGGTCTACGACATCGTCAACCATGCGCGCTCGCAAGGCATCCTGTGCCAGGGGCGCGGCTCGGCGGCTAATTCGGCGGTGTGCTACTGCCTGGGCATCACCGAGATCGACCCGGCCCGCAACGAACTGCTGTTCGAACGCTTCATCAGCCGCGAACGCGACGAGCCGCCCGACATCGACGTCGACTTCGAGCACCAGCGGCGCGAGGAGGTGATCCAGTACCTCTATCGCAAATACGGGCGCGAACGCACGGCGCTCACCGCGACCGTCATCTGCTACCGCTCGCGCAGCGCGATACGCGATGTCGGCAAGGCGCTCGGCTTCGACGAGGCCCACATCGACCGGCTGGCCAAGGACCACCACTGGTGGGACAGCCCCGACGTGATGGCCGAACGGCTGGCTGTGCTGGGCCTGTCGCCGGACGACCGGCGGGTGCAACAGTGGATCGCGCTGACGCGCCAGCTCAAGGGCTTCCCGCGCCACCTGAGCCAGCACACCGGCGGCTTCGTGATCGCACGCGGCAAGTTGAGCCGGATCGTGCCGATCGAAAACGCCGCGATGGCCGACCGCTCGGTGATCGAATGGGACAAGGACGACCTCGACACGCTGGGCCTGATGAAGGTGGACGTGCTGGCTTTGGGCATGTTGAGCGTGCTGCGTCGCGCGCTCGACTTCATCGGGCAACGGCGCGGTGCGCTGTTCCGCCTGCAGGACATCCCCGATCACGACGCGCCGACCTACGAGATGATTTGCCGCGCCGACACGGTAGGCGTGTTCCAGATCGAGAGCCGCGCCCAGCAGAGCATGCTGCCGCGCTTGAAGCCGCGCGAGTTCTACGACCTGGTGGTGGAAGTCGCGATCGTCCGCCCCGGCCCGATCCAGGGCGGCATGGTGCACCCCTATTTGAAGCGGCGCGAGAAAGACGAACAACGGCGGCGCGCCGGACTGCCGCGGCCCCCATTGGAGTCGGCGCAACTGGAAGAGGCGCTCGGCCGCACGCTGGGCGTGCCGATCTTCCAGGAGCAGGTGATGCAGCTGTGCATCTTGTGCGCCGGCTTCACGCCCGGCGAAGCCGACCGGCTGCGCCGCGCGATGGCGGCCTGGAAGCGGCACGGCGACGTGATGCCGTTCCAGGACAAGATCCTGAACGGCATGACCGAACGCGGCTACAAGCGCGAGTTCGCGGAGCAGATCTTCGAGCAGATCAAGGGGTTCGGCGAATACGGCTTTCCCGAGAGCCACGCCGCCTCGTTTGCGCTGCTGGCCTATGCGAGCAGCTGGATCAAATGCCATGAGCCCGCGGCCTTTCTCGCGGCCCTGCTCAACTCACAACCGATGGGGTTTTACTCGGCGAGCCAGCTGGTGCAGGACGCGCGTCGGCATGACGTGCAGGTGCTGCCGGTCGACGTGCAGCACAGCGACCACGATTGCACGCTCGAAGGGCTGCAGGGCGGCCCGGCGCCGTCGCCGCTCGGGCCGGTGCGCCTGGGCCTGCGGCTGGTGGGTGGCTTGTCGGAGGCCGCGGCGCGACGCATCGAGCAGGCACGCCGACAAGCACCCTTCGAAGATGTGCAGGACCTGGCCCGGCGCGCCTCGCTCGACCCGCACGAGCTGAAGCGGCTGGCCGGTGCCGACGCGCTGGCCAGCCTCGCCGGCCATCGGCGCCAACAGGTCTGGCAGGCGGCGGCCTGGTTGCCCGCACCGGCCTTGCTCGACGACGCGCCGGTGGTCGAAGCGCCGCTGGCGCTGTCGGCCGCGCCCGAAGGCGAAGAAATCGTGTTCGACCATGCCGCGCTCAAGCTCAGCCTGCGGCGCCATCCGCTCGCCTTGCTGCGTCCGGCGCTGGCGTCGCGCCGGCTGATGAGCGCGGCCCAGCTGCAGGCGCTGGCCGACCGGCGGCTCGCGCGCGCCTGCGGCATCGTCACGATGCGCCAGCAGCCCGGCACCGCCAACGGCACGGTGTTCGTCTCACTCGAAGACGAAACCGGGTCGGTCAACGTGATCGTCTGGCCGCGGCTGCGCGAGCGTTATCGCACGGCGCTGCTGCACGCGCGTTTGCTCGCGGTGTACGGCGTGTGGCAGCAGCAGGACGCCGTCACGCACCTGATCGCGCAGCACCTCGAAGACCTGACGCCACTGCTGGGCCGGCTCGCGACCGAGAGTCGCGATTTCCATTGA
- a CDS encoding VOC family protein, giving the protein MNETAKNTRATIIPCLRYRNAPAAIDWLCEAFGFERLLVVPNETGDIAHAQLVFGNGMIMLASADNESEYGDLVNMPDQVGGVETQSPYLVVADADQVYQRAKAAGAQIVVEIKDEEYGGRGFTCRDLEGRLWNVGTYDPWDQPSSGQPS; this is encoded by the coding sequence ATGAACGAGACAGCCAAGAACACCCGGGCCACCATCATCCCCTGCCTGCGCTACCGCAATGCGCCGGCCGCGATCGACTGGCTCTGCGAGGCGTTCGGCTTCGAACGCCTGCTGGTGGTGCCGAACGAAACGGGCGACATCGCCCATGCGCAACTGGTCTTCGGCAACGGCATGATCATGCTGGCGTCGGCGGACAACGAATCGGAGTACGGCGACCTGGTCAACATGCCCGACCAGGTCGGCGGCGTCGAGACGCAGAGCCCCTACCTCGTCGTCGCCGATGCCGACCAGGTCTATCAGCGGGCCAAAGCGGCCGGCGCCCAGATCGTCGTCGAGATCAAGGACGAGGAATACGGCGGGCGCGGCTTCACCTGCCGCGACCTCGAAGGCCGGCTCTGGAACGTCGGCACCTACGATCCCTGGGACCAGCCGTCGAGCGGTCAGCCGAGCTGA
- the pyrC gene encoding dihydroorotase — MTSMLTLVRPDDWHLHVRDGAPMAAVVADTARQFGRAIIMPNLRPPVTTAAQAVAYRDRILAALPPGSEFQPLMTLYLTDNLPPDEIERAKQAGVVAVKLYPAGATTNSDAGVTDLRKTYRTLEALQRHGLPLLVHGEVTDPQIDVFDREQVFIDTQLAPLRRDFPGLKIVFEHITTKEAAQYVQEADAGLGATITAHHLLYNRNAIFTGGIRPHYYCLPVLKREEHRLALVAAATSGNPKFFLGTDSAPHPSHLKEHASGCAGCYTAHAALELYAEAFEAAGALDKLEGFASFHGADFYGLPRNQGHVTLRRESWTVPETLPFGEAQLKPLRAGESLAWRVVTPQAQA, encoded by the coding sequence ATGACGTCCATGCTCACCCTAGTCCGCCCCGACGACTGGCATTTGCACGTGCGTGACGGCGCACCGATGGCGGCCGTGGTCGCCGACACGGCGCGCCAGTTCGGTCGCGCCATCATCATGCCCAATCTGCGCCCGCCGGTCACCACCGCGGCGCAGGCGGTGGCCTACCGCGACCGCATCCTGGCGGCGCTGCCGCCGGGCAGCGAGTTCCAGCCGCTGATGACGCTGTACCTGACCGACAACCTGCCGCCCGACGAGATCGAGCGTGCCAAACAGGCGGGCGTGGTGGCTGTCAAGCTCTACCCGGCGGGCGCCACCACCAACAGCGACGCCGGCGTGACCGATCTGCGCAAGACCTACCGCACGCTCGAGGCCTTGCAGCGCCACGGCCTGCCGCTGCTGGTGCACGGCGAGGTGACCGACCCGCAGATCGACGTGTTCGACCGCGAGCAGGTCTTCATCGACACCCAGCTGGCGCCACTGCGGCGCGACTTCCCGGGCCTGAAAATCGTCTTCGAGCACATCACCACCAAGGAAGCGGCGCAGTACGTGCAGGAAGCCGATGCGGGGCTGGGCGCGACCATCACCGCGCACCATCTGCTCTACAACCGCAACGCCATCTTCACCGGTGGCATCCGCCCGCACTACTACTGCTTGCCAGTGCTCAAGCGCGAAGAACACCGCCTTGCGCTGGTGGCGGCCGCCACCTCGGGCAATCCGAAGTTCTTCCTCGGCACCGACAGCGCGCCGCACCCGTCGCATCTGAAGGAGCACGCGAGCGGCTGTGCCGGTTGCTACACCGCGCATGCCGCCCTCGAGTTGTACGCCGAGGCCTTCGAGGCGGCCGGCGCGCTCGACAAGCTGGAGGGTTTCGCCAGCTTCCATGGCGCCGACTTCTACGGCCTGCCGCGCAACCAGGGTCACGTCACCTTGCGCCGGGAAAGCTGGACCGTGCCCGAAACGCTGCCGTTCGGCGAGGCGCAACTCAAGCCGCTGCGGGCGGGCGAGAGCCTGGCGTGGCGGGTGGTCACGCCGCAAGCGCAGGCCTGA
- a CDS encoding DUF3025 domain-containing protein: MRATVAPPLSRAGLHDALAAIDWSRPWLDPYRVRGQRVAGRIQAGASVAKALNAEALHGPVPSLAAGPLQFVPQADLPAGIPYEAHIAATARVPTRDNLHDFFNGLVWWSEPGLKRRLNELQAAQIARAGGVGAHRGAVRDALTLFDENAALMSAPADVCELLRQRRWHPLFVERRDVWRRVRLRLFGHALLEKLVTPRKAITAHVFLSPPDTSPHLDAELLAAKPFWPLPVLGVPGWWPDNETAGFYDDPQVFRPLPEQSLATDRIIAM; this comes from the coding sequence ATGCGCGCAACCGTCGCGCCACCGCTGAGCAGGGCGGGGCTCCACGACGCCCTGGCCGCGATCGACTGGTCGCGACCCTGGCTCGATCCTTACCGAGTGCGCGGCCAGCGGGTGGCCGGACGCATCCAGGCGGGTGCGAGCGTCGCAAAAGCGCTCAACGCCGAAGCGCTCCACGGCCCGGTGCCGAGCTTGGCTGCCGGCCCGCTTCAGTTCGTGCCTCAGGCCGACCTGCCGGCGGGCATCCCCTACGAGGCCCACATCGCCGCCACCGCGCGCGTGCCGACGCGCGACAACCTGCACGACTTCTTCAACGGTCTGGTGTGGTGGAGCGAGCCGGGCCTGAAGCGGCGCCTGAATGAACTGCAGGCCGCGCAGATCGCGCGCGCAGGTGGCGTCGGCGCTCACCGTGGTGCGGTGCGTGATGCGCTGACGCTGTTCGACGAGAACGCTGCGCTGATGAGCGCCCCGGCCGACGTGTGCGAACTGCTGCGGCAGCGGCGCTGGCACCCACTGTTCGTCGAGCGTCGTGACGTGTGGCGTCGGGTGCGGCTGCGCTTGTTCGGCCACGCGCTGCTGGAGAAGCTGGTGACGCCACGCAAGGCGATCACCGCACATGTGTTCCTGTCGCCGCCCGACACCTCGCCCCACCTCGACGCCGAGTTGCTGGCGGCCAAACCGTTCTGGCCGCTGCCGGTGTTGGGGGTGCCGGGCTGGTGGCCCGACAACGAAACGGCCGGCTTCTATGACGACCCTCAGGTCTTTCGGCCACTGCCCGAGCAAAGCCTTGCGACTGACCGGATAATTGCCATGTGA
- a CDS encoding multidrug effflux MFS transporter — translation MNPDAHKIWQAPRWALAVLLAALGMLGPFSIDTYLPAFAGIARSLDATPVQMQQTLSAYLFGFAFMNLFHGALADSFGRRPVVLTGVAVFTLASAGCALSGSIASLVFFRALQGLSAGAGIVVSRAVIRDMFPPAEAQRVMAQVTIYFGVAPAVAPIVGGWLFVHADWHAIFWFLTAVGVVLFAANYRLLPETLHVTHRQPFNARNLMRGYAQLGSDPRFLLLALASGVPFNGMFLYVLSAPAFLGDHLRLAPTEFFWFFVIAIGGIMAGAWASGRLAGKIEPRRQIRHGFVIMTVVSIGNVVANLLFEPHVAWSILPIGLFSFGWALMVPVVTLMVLDLFPERRGLASSLQAVVGSVANGVVAGVVAPLVMHSTQALAFASLLMMSVGLLAWICLRKRWPQTVGATPASAAA, via the coding sequence ATGAACCCCGACGCGCACAAGATCTGGCAAGCCCCGCGTTGGGCCTTGGCCGTGTTGCTGGCCGCATTGGGCATGCTCGGGCCGTTCTCGATCGACACGTATTTGCCGGCCTTCGCCGGCATTGCCCGCTCGCTCGATGCGACGCCGGTGCAGATGCAGCAGACGCTGTCGGCCTATCTGTTCGGCTTCGCTTTCATGAACCTTTTCCACGGCGCGTTGGCCGACAGCTTCGGCCGGCGGCCCGTGGTGCTCACCGGGGTGGCCGTGTTCACCCTGGCGTCGGCCGGTTGCGCCCTGTCGGGCAGCATCGCCTCGCTGGTGTTCTTTCGTGCGCTGCAGGGCCTGTCCGCCGGCGCGGGCATCGTGGTGTCGCGTGCGGTGATCCGCGACATGTTCCCGCCCGCCGAGGCGCAACGGGTGATGGCGCAAGTGACCATCTACTTCGGTGTCGCGCCGGCGGTGGCGCCGATCGTCGGCGGGTGGTTGTTCGTGCACGCCGACTGGCACGCCATCTTCTGGTTCCTGACCGCGGTCGGCGTGGTGCTGTTCGCGGCCAACTACCGTTTGCTGCCCGAAACGCTGCACGTCACGCACCGCCAGCCGTTCAACGCCCGCAACCTGATGCGCGGCTATGCGCAGCTCGGTTCCGACCCGCGCTTCTTGCTGCTGGCGCTCGCCAGCGGTGTGCCGTTCAACGGCATGTTCTTGTATGTGTTGTCGGCGCCGGCCTTCTTGGGCGACCACCTGCGGCTCGCGCCCACCGAGTTCTTCTGGTTTTTCGTCATCGCCATCGGCGGCATCATGGCCGGCGCCTGGGCCAGCGGCCGGCTGGCCGGCAAGATCGAGCCCAGGCGTCAGATCCGCCACGGTTTCGTGATCATGACGGTGGTGTCGATCGGCAACGTGGTGGCGAACCTGCTGTTCGAGCCCCATGTCGCGTGGTCGATTCTGCCCATCGGCTTGTTCAGCTTCGGCTGGGCGCTGATGGTGCCGGTGGTGACGCTGATGGTGCTCGACCTGTTTCCCGAGCGGCGCGGGCTGGCGTCGTCTTTGCAGGCGGTGGTCGGTTCGGTGGCCAACGGTGTGGTGGCCGGCGTCGTCGCACCGTTGGTGATGCACTCGACCCAGGCGTTGGCGTTCGCATCGCTGCTCATGATGAGCGTCGGCCTGCTGGCCTGGATCTGTCTGCGCAAGCGCTGGCCGCAGACAGTGGGCGCAACACCGGCAAGCGCCGCCGCGTGA